One Ovis aries strain OAR_USU_Benz2616 breed Rambouillet chromosome 4, ARS-UI_Ramb_v3.0, whole genome shotgun sequence DNA window includes the following coding sequences:
- the TMEM213 gene encoding transmembrane protein 213 codes for MAGSPQLASAGAVHTEASLLSMKRLHLAPWASLVLGLAFLSLHPVYLAEASSSSNSTLTVHHPENLETLEQCPNADFCPQAARCCHTGVDEYGWIAAAVGWSLLFLTLILLCVDKLMKLTPDEPKDLQA; via the exons ATGGCAGGCAGCCCTCAGCTCGCCTCTGCAGGGGCAGTGCACACAGAAGCCTCTCTCCTCAGCATGAAGCGCCTCCACCTGGcaccctgggcctccctggtccTCGGCCTGGCCTTCCTCTCCTTGCACCCGGTTTACTTGGCAG aagcaagcagcagcagcaactcaacCTTGACCGTCCACCATCCAGAGAATCTTGAGACCCTGGAGCAGTGCCCCA ACGCTGACTTCTGCCCACAAGCAGCCCGGTGTTGCCACACGGGAGTAGATGAATACGGCTGGATCGCGGCGGCTGTTGGGTGGAGTCTCTTGTTTCTCACCCTCATCCTGCTCTGTGTGGACAAACTGATGAAGCTCACTCCAGATGAGCCCAAGGACTTGCAAGCCTGA